From the genome of Acropora palmata chromosome 8, jaAcrPala1.3, whole genome shotgun sequence:
AGGTGGCTTTGGTAGGGTGATATTCGTATCTTAATAATTTTAAGCACGTTTGTAAATTTCATGAGATTGCCATTGACAAATACTTTGATATGTGTGCTCGCCTTTGTCTTGTAAGTTATTATATTGCTGACTTGCGATAGTGCAAATGAAACAAGTACGACTGGAAAACCAGCTTACAAATGCTTGAAATCACACGCAGAGATTTGAATATATGACTAACAGTAATCTGCAATCAATTGCTCTTTTATTTAGAGCGGGATGGGAAAAAGTAGTGTAGATGGCTGCCTTGAAGCATTAACATTTTCAGATTCACAGGTCTAAAAGTACTATATAACAAGCCTAGCCGCCCCACTTTAGTACAAAAAAGAACGGAACGAATATGCTAGCGTCACAGACAGTTAAGCGCGTGAGCAAGGTTTTAAATATCACATCTACTTGCACGCAGAAACGGAATTCAGCAAACTAAATTCGCTGAAAACACGCGGTGCATGAAAAGATTTGCATTGTTCTCTCTTTCACACTTTTGCCGCTGTTTTTCTCCCCAATTTGCCGTTTCTTGAGTTACCACAAAttgttaataaaaaaatcgagaaataaagaaataagcCTCAGAGCTAAACCGAACACAGATCGCTCTGTTcttgaaattgaaaaccttTGACCCCTTGACCCATACAGTCAACAGTTTTGGCCTTGcgttatttttaaaacaagacGAATGATAGAATCGTTAAGACCACttatttgcaacaaaaaaaaaaaaacaagaagcaTAAAATGCAGAAAGGGTGTTGATATCGGGGATTATCCAAATAATCATATATAGGGGAAAATAAAGTGGTACTGCAAACACcagcaaaagaaagaaaatttgccaaatttgATCAAGTCACTCAGCCAGACTAACAAGGAATGGACCCTGGAAATTGACCCTCTAAGGCGATCGCGAAGCTAAATATGTTCTTAAATACATGCACGTAGATTTTTTCCCAAAAGTAATGGGGTTGGCTATGGGGTAGTCCATGGAGTAGTCCAAGGGGTATTCCATAAGTTAGTCGGTGAAGTAGTTCGTGGGGTAGTCTACGGGGTGAGGTTCAGTGTGTTGAACTTTCCCGTGTCTCCAAAAAGGGTGGTGGCCAAAACAATGACCCCCCATCCATGGACTAAAACGATGGACTACTCTAAAATGGACCACCCCTAAAAAGAATACTAATTCGAATGAGTTCCACTGGAAGAACTGCAATTTATTTACTTACATTACATGTGCATTGTGTAGTTCCGTCCGCGCGTGCTCtaggcgccattttgaataattaCAATCATTGAACAACCgctgaacgaaaaaaaagtagaTTCATCACGTCTGATATCTGTTCGGTTACGTGCGAAGGATTCGGGtaagaattttgttttgaaaatctcGTTTCCATGTTAAATAAGACAAAGATTTGGATGATTTTTGTTTCCTGAAATTTCACCCTAGGTGCATACTataccattaattttgtgaacaATTTACAGAAATTTGGCAGCAttttcgtttgtttctttcaataGTATTCATGTGAAATCGGAATTTTAGTGGTAGTCCATTGGGGTTATGCACAGACTGGTGTGTTAGTGTTTTGTACACCACCTCCAAAAAGACCTTATgacaaaattcatttttagttTACTTCCATCCAGCAAATTCATGATCTCATTACTGGACTCACTTTTAtatagttataataattatatccACCCTTTCAGAGCAGTTTATGGGCCTTATAGGTAAATCACATCCATTAGACAGTGGTATATGGCACAACCTGTCACAGACCCTGCAGAATGTCAATACATCATTTTTTAACTTCTCTGGTAGAATTATTTCTTATTGGAAGGTTTGTAAACCATTtccaaacttgaaaagaacTGGTTAGCTTTTACACCTTATGAAAGAGACATTAGTTCAACAATTGACTTCATTGCAttcttgttgttcttcttTAGGAATGGATGAAAAAGTACAAGACCTCCTCATCTGGTGCTTCATTAACCGACTTGCCAACTGAGTTGAAGAAGTTGCAAGAGCGGGCAGGTATCACCCAAACTGGCGTGTTGGAtgaagctacaaaaaaattgattctAATTCCCCGTTGTGGTGTGTTTGAAAGTGCTGATTCACCACAAGAGTATGGTGAAGCCAAGAGGCAAAAACGCTTCACCTTACAAGGCACAGTGTGGAATAAAAAGGTGGGCTCAATGCAATTTACTTAGACatgaaaaatgcaagaaattACAGTCCCCTTAACCCATCAGATTGCAGAATAGTGGTTTTCGAATTACTTTCAAAACAGTAAATGATGGCAGAAATTCCAACCCTTTATGGTGATTTTTGGTTGCCAGACAGTGACATTGGTATGTGTGATTTTCCCATGGGCATTCGTTGTGAATGGTTAGGGGGAATGGGAATTGAAGTAGTTACAGTTATTGGTCATAGTACTTCCCAAGGTTGCCTCGTTGATTTTGGTATCACACCAGCAGtttaacagcaaaaaaaaaaaggatgattCAATTACTCAGACCACATTTCTATGGGTTGATTATTACTGAAATCAGAACCGCAGAATGTCCCTTGGGACAGTTGACTACAAATGTACCCctttattatttcaaatgGGTCAACAGTTAATGACACAATAATGGTTATTATCTCTTCCTTTCAAGAATTTGAACTTCAGATTCTTGTCCAGTACACAAGATCTTCCAGAAAGAGTGCAAAGAGATGTAATCAGGAAAATGTTACGTAAATGGGAGGAAGCAAGCACGCTTAGCTTACGAGAGGCCGACCCTTCACTTAGTGATGATcaggtggaaattttaatttcatttgttaGAAGATATCACGGTGATCCATACTCATTTGATGGTCAAGGAGGAACACTTGCACATGCTTATTACCCTCACAACAACAGAGGTTAGCTTAAATTCCGTGTGTTTCTTTCTAAATAAATGGGaaacatttcttgttttaaatgcaaatagCATATAGTACCTTAGATACGAACAAACGAGAATTTGTTCAAGAATCATTTGCATTCAGAGTAATCGTTTAGTGAACTTAATGCTAGCTTTAAACTAATGATAAACTTGCTACAAACATGTTGAAATTTCCTGAATAGTTCTTCATTGCATGATGTAATCACTTGACTTTCTTTCAGGTTTATCTGGTGATGCTcattttgatgatgatgagttTTTCACCACTGGGAGAACTGATGGCATTAACTTAGATTGGGTGGCACTTCATGAGTTTGGACACAGTTTGGGTTTGGAACATTCCAACGTACGCGAGTCTGTCATGTATCCGTGGTATAAGGGCTTTTTTGAGAATATAGAGCTTACGAGTGATGACATTAGAGGAATACAAGCCCTGTATGGTATGTTTCTCAATTGACATGTCAAGATTTATTTCATGTCCCTGGACTAAACTAATGATTTATTCCATGTCTCTGGACTAATGATAACTTTTTGTGGAAGATGCGGAGTAGTTTACACTTTAGTTTGTCCTCGTAGCAggtaacttttttgtttgaatgCTGTAGTTTGTTGATGAATTCATGTAAAGGTCGACTGCACCAGCTTTGACTAAGTTGGTTTCGTTTGCGAAATTCAGGATAAAGTGTAAAActcttctttctctttgttaccTTGCTTCAGGCAAACCCACCAAGAAACCATCAACAACTACTGTGGCAACTACCACAGAGCCACCAACAACGACGCCAAAGGCAACAACCAAAGCCACTACCACAGAAACCCCAACAACGACGCCGAAGGCAACAACCAAAGCCACTACTACAGAAACCCCAACAACGACGCCGAAGGCAACAACCGAAGCCAGTACCACAGAGACCCCAACAACGACACCGAAACCTGCGACCACAGGGCCCTCAACATCAACACCGAAGGAAACAACCAAACTATCCACAGAGACCCCAACAACTACGGTGATTTCGACTAAACAGCCGGCAAAAACTACACCCACTCCTTCTATTGTGCCGGTTTTGGACATTTGTCAAATTAAAACGTTCGACGCATTTGTTATGGGATTTGACAGGAAGACATACGTGTTTAGTGGAAACTATTTTTGGGTGTTGGGAGTGAGGCTTGGTGTCGAGAGTGGCCCAACACTAATATCGTCAAAATGGAAAGAGCTTAATACACCAATTGACAGCGCTTACACAAACTGGAACGGACGGATAgtgtttttcaaaggaaatcgGTAAGTGCattttagaaaataaaaaaagagctattataaatatttattagtGGGTAATGCAAATAATTGAATTGTAGGTTCGATGAGCCTATCGTGTGCAAACAATTGGGTACTAGGACATGCACGTTGCTTGCGCCGACTCGGAACCAGGTCACCCTGAAACAAATAACCTTCGCCGCCTTAAACGATAGTGATGAGCAGCAGTTGACTCTTCATGTATATGCGCTTATTTCAGAACGAGGCTGAACAAGAGTCCTTCATGGCCTGTTAGGATGAAGGAAAAATGAGAATCGGATCGATTCATTTCTGTGGTATAAATAGACTTCGGAATACTGACATGTTAAAGCTGTTTGTATCCTTTTCCCTGACCCTATTCGAAATCCCAGCAGGTTACCAGAAAGAAGCAATTATCGTTACACTTTGCGACACATTATCACTTTCAAAGCCATTGAATCTTTTTTCAGGTACTGGAAGTACTCCGACTTCAGGCTTGAAAGTGGTCCCAAAGCCATTTCTGACCTCGGCTTGCCTGCAGATTTGAATAACCTGGACGCAGCATTCATTTGGGAAGGAAATCATAAGACATACTTTTTTAACGGAAAAAACTACTGGCGATACAATGAGTATAGAGGGACAGTGGACCCAGGCTACCCTCGTGACATTTCCGTGTGGGGTGAGTGATGTAGAGCTCCTCTCTCGTTTCTTATCATGAGTTAGTTAGTACAAAAAGATTATGAGCTTCTGAAAGAAACTTCTGATCACATAAAAATAAGTAAGTTACATGCTAACTGTAGCCGGCCCCAAGCCGCTTCAGTAAAAGCAACCATAATCTTTAGCCACAGATTGAattcacaactgtaaaatacTTGATTATGCAttaaatggttaaaataaGCGCCGGTACGTGAGCGTGTGCGATTCAACCGAAAGTAAAcagaaattacaaaattttaagTGAAATGTACGCAACCTCATAGCAATGAAAATGTGCGAAAAGAAGATGAACCGAAACAATTCGTAGAAACGGCGTATGCAGAACTCTTAGGGAAATAAAACCTATGTGGACAGAGTTTACTTTTATATCTTGAAGCCATGACTAAATTAAGTAATTAAGTTCAAAGAGAACAATAAACTAATAGTCAATTGTTATTCCATTGTATTGGGCGCCACACTAA
Proteins encoded in this window:
- the LOC141888927 gene encoding stromelysin-1-like; the protein is MKIQHCSFCLLIILFLLHCLWFNDVSFALPLGKTAFPTKLEIDSVTGEVALEWMKKYKTSSSGASLTDLPTELKKLQERAGITQTGVLDEATKKLILIPRCGVFESADSPQEYGEAKRQKRFTLQGTVWNKKNLNFRFLSSTQDLPERVQRDVIRKMLRKWEEASTLSLREADPSLSDDQVEILISFVRRYHGDPYSFDGQGGTLAHAYYPHNNRGLSGDAHFDDDEFFTTGRTDGINLDWVALHEFGHSLGLEHSNVRESVMYPWYKGFFENIELTSDDIRGIQALYGKPTKKPSTTTVATTTEPPTTTPKATTKATTTETPTTTPKATTKATTTETPTTTPKATTEASTTETPTTTPKPATTGPSTSTPKETTKLSTETPTTTVISTKQPAKTTPTPSIVPVLDICQIKTFDAFVMGFDRKTYVFSGNYFWVLGVRLGVESGPTLISSKWKELNTPIDSAYTNWNGRIVFFKGNRYWKYSDFRLESGPKAISDLGLPADLNNLDAAFIWEGNHKTYFFNGKNYWRYNEYRGTVDPGYPRDISVWGLPFSINSVMSWIGNRRTYFFKNEQYWRLLDDSLKLENGYPRMITPIWMKCTTV